From Desulfatiglans sp.:
GCTCCATGATATAGGGGGTTGTGATCCACCTGGAATAGATATCATTATCTGCGCTTATCATGTTAAGCGTTTTGGGCTCCACACTGTAGGCCCATACAAGCCAGTCTCCTTCATCAGCCTGTCCGGTTTCTTTTTTGTGATTACTGTCACTTTTTAGTTCCTTAGCTTCCTGCGACTCTATAAACTTATTCAACTCTTGTTCGAAATTAAGGCTTTTATTGTAGATTTTAAGTTGAAGAAGGACACCTGCTATTAGCAGGATTAGTATAAGAGGGGCAATTGGATTCCCACGACGATTCATAATCTTAAGACTCCAGAGTCTTTACAAGTATTACATTAAGATATATTAATAGAATATAAATTTTTGATGTTAGCATTTTATAACTGTATAGTAAAGTTAGCTAAATAATTCAATCTTAACAACAAAATATTATAATTAATTACTACTAAAATAAATGTCTTTATAAAAATTGAATCTGAGGAGCCAACATGAAAAGAATAGCCGCCCTTGTCCTGGGATTTTTTATCTTTTTAAATATAAGCCTAGCTGCCCAAACCCTTACGAAACACCCGGAAGATAAATCTGTTTCACGCAACCTGGTACTTGAAAACGGGTTAAAGGTGCTGCTGGTTTCAGACCCTGCTTTTAACAAATCAGCGGTTTCACTTGAGGTTCAGGCAGGGTCTCTGATGGACCCTGAAGAGAGGCAGGGACTGGCACATTTTCTTGAGCACATGCTCTTTTTGGGGAATAAAAAATACCCTGAGGTTGATGAATTTTCAACCTACCTGGATAGTCACGGTGGCTATACAAACGCATTCACAGGTGAGGACAGAAGCAACTATCATTTTGAAATCCAGCATGATGCCTTTGATGGGGCGCTTGACAGGTTTTCACAGTTTTTTATCTCCCCTCTCTTTTCATCCGAATACACTGAGCGAGAGATAAATGCCGTTCATTCAGAACACCAGAAAAACCTTGAACAGGATGACTGGCGCGAACATCAGCTCTTTAAGGCCTTTTACAGGAAAGAGCACCCTGCAAACCATTTTGCAACAGGTAATATAGATACACTTAAAGGGGTAAAACAGGATGAATTCATAAGGTTTTATGAGACCTATTATTCAGCCAACAGGATGAGCCTTGTACTTTTAAGCAACAAAGACCTGGATGAACTTGAAAAACTTGCGAGAGAATATTTTTTACCTGTAAAGAATAATAACCTTGAAAAGATAAAATATGGCCCTGACTATCTGGAGCATGTAAAAGGCCTGCGCTTGATCAAACGCATCCCTGTAAAAGATATCAGGGAACTCACGCTCACATTCTCCACTCCAAGTTTTATAGAGTATTACCGGACAAAACCTGAGATGCTTGTTGGTTTTTGTATGGGTCATGAAGGCAAAGGGTCGCTTCTGTCCTTCCTTAAAAGTCAGGGGCTTGCTACTGGTTTAAGCGCCGGTGGTGGCAACACAACAACCGATTATGGAAAGTTCGTGATCAACATCAAGCTTACCCAAAAGGGTGTAGAGCATTATCAGGATGTTATTAAATACTGTTTCAGTTACATCGCTCTTCTTCGTGAAAAAGGTATCCCTGATTATCTCTTTGAAGAGATCAAACATATTGCTGAACTTGATTATACATACAAATACAAGGGTGAAGGGGCTGACAGGGCAACCCACCTGGCAGGTAATATGAACCACTACTCACCTGACCTTGCTGAGACTGTTGATTACATATATGAAAAACTCGAACCGGGGTTGATTAATTCTGTTCTTAAACAGCTTACCCCTGATAACATGCTCTGCATGCTGACAGCAAAGGGATTGAATACTGACAGCATTGAACCATACTATGGCACCAGGTTCTCCTACAGTGTGGAGAAAGGAAAGATATATAAATCCATTGTAAAACCACCCAAGATAAATGAGCTTGCGCTTCCTGCTCCAAACCCTTTTCTGCCTGAAAGTGTGCGCCTGCTTGCTGAACAGCCGGTAAATATTATCAACGAGCAGGGTATAGAAATGTGGTATAGCCAGGACACCACCTTTAAAAGACCGGAGGCAACTATTGTTTTGCGCATCAAGCACGATAAAGGGGTTGTGAGCCCAACATACATGGCGAAGTTATCCCTGTATACAGCATGCGTAAATGAAATGCTGAATGAAATAGCATACCCTGCCTCTGAGGCAGGGCTTGATTTTAGATTTTCTGAGGATATGGACGGTATAAATTTAATCATTAGTGGCTATAGCGCTTCCATACCAATGTTAATAAGAGAAATTGGCAGCAGGTTAAAATCAATAGATCTGAGCGAGCAGCAGTTTAATGACATCAAAGAGAGGAAAATACAGGAGTGGGGGAATTTCAAGATGGGTCAGGCCTGGGAGGTCGCTCGCCATGTCTCACGCATGATCAGGAAAGAGAAATATTTTAGTGTTGACTCCATTTTGGCAGAGGGAAAACTTGTTGAACTTAAAGAGCTAAAAGGATTCACTGGTGCACTATACAATAAGGCACGGATAGAGGGCATTGCACATGGTAACATCACTGCAGACGAGACTGTTACGTTAACACGCATGCTGCAATCTTTATTAAATTCAACCCCATTAAATAAAGAGGATACATTTAAACAGGCTATCCTTGTTGAAAAGGCGAATGACCCGCTTACATATATTGAAAGGCTTGAGACAAATAATTCCTGCCTCTGGAAGACTGTTTACCTGGGTAGCGAAACCCCGGAGCTAAGAATGGCAGCACGTATCATTGATAAATTTATCTCACAGCCCTTCTATACTGAGATGCGCACAAAACAGCAACTGGGCTATATTGTTTCATCCGCAGCCCAGGAGGATAATGGCCAGCATTACCTGTTTTTTATTGTCCAATCAGAAAGCCACCCTGCTGATGATATACGTGAAAGGGCAGATCGTTTCATTGATACTCTGCCCCCTGAGTTTAAGGCATTACCCGATGCTGATTTTGCCCAATTCAAAACGGCTGTTAAAACTGAGCTTTTACAAAAACCCAAGAGTATCATGGAAAAGGCCATGCTCTTTGACAGGTTGACATTTGAGTATAATAAGGATTTTAACAGGAAGGACGAGGACTTGAATGCCCTTGACGGATTGACAAAAGCCCAGGTACTAAAAATCCTTTCAGAGAGCATTAATCCCGCCACCAGAAAGACAGTTGATATACTTTTGTTTGCAAGACAGCACACCATAAAGCCTGAGACAAAGGCATCAATAGAGGTCATTGATAAATTCAAGATCGGAAGGGAGTTTGTTAAAAGGGGGGAATAAGGAAAATAATCCTGTAATATAGCTATATGATCTCTCCATTATTAGAGGCCTTTAGAATAGAGGCTGTTTTAAAACCTACTTTAAAATAGCCTTGGCTGTTATGAAGTATACTTTAAAATAGCCATATAATATTTGACATTATCATATCAAGAAATATAATTATATCAATTGATATAATTCATATAATAAGCATTAAATGGAGGCATATAAATGCAAAAGATAATAACGGCTATGGATGCCAGAAAAAATTTTGGTCAGATCCTGAATGAAGCTGCCTTAAGAGGTGATGATTTTATTGTGGAACGTGCAGGCAAGGCTATGGTTGCGATTGTTTCAATGGAAAAGTATGAGATAATGAGACAAAACAGAGAAGAGGCGCGCATAGCAGCGGATATAATAAAAGAAAAAATGAAGGGCGCTGATATTGCAACTACAGAGGTCCTGATTTCAGAAGCAATCTCAGATATCAGGACATCATAAAATGAGTTATCGCCTGGTTGTTGACACAAATATTATTATCAGCGCTGTTCTTACACCAGGAAGCAACCCTGATAGGCTTTTTCAGACTGTTTATGACGGCCATCTGCAACTGATATTATCACATGCTATCCTTGAAGAGGCCCGTCGCGTTTTTGATTATTCAAAAATCCGAAAAGCGCTTAACAAGAGAGCTGTAACAACTACAGAAATAGAAGATTTTTTAACCAAGCTTAGTCAAATTTCAATCCTTGTAGTACCCGAAACTATTCCGAATATTATCAAAGAAGACCCTTCAGATAATATTGTCCTGGCAGCTGCTCTTGAAGGTCATGTAGATTTCATTGTGTCCGGAGATCAGCATTTAACCTCCTTAAAAGAATACAGGGACATAAGGATTCTTACACCTTCAGAGTTTATTGAAGAGTTCATTGGTACTGAGTAGGTATCTTTAATATGACCAGATAATCAGCGGGAGTTTGTAAGAATTGTATTGAGCCTGAGTTTCTTTATACGTTCAAAATGACGAATATTGCCTGTTATCACCCACCTGTAGAGACAAGGCATGCCTTGTCTCTACAGTAAATGGATTAGCCCTGATGCTACATGAAATTCAGTAGATATATCAGTATCTGTAATGGCTCGATTTATATGGCCCTTCTATCGGCACACCCAGATAATCTGCCTGCTCCTGTGTAAGTTTTGTAAGCTTTACACCGAGCCTTCCAAGATGGAGCCTTGCCACCTCTTCATCCAGTGTCTTTGGCAGGGTATAGACCTTTTTTTCATGTTTTTTAGTGGCAAGCTCTATCTGGGCAAGGGTCTGGTTTGTAAAGCTGTTGCTCATTACAAAACTGGGGTGCCCTGTTGCACAACCAAGGTTTACAAGACGCCCCTCTGCCAGGATAATAATTGATCTCCCTGATTTCAGCTTCCATTTGTCCACCTGGGGTTTTATATTAATTTTTTTGCACCCAGATGTGCTTTCAAGGTATCTCATATCAATCTCATTATCAAAATGGCCGATATTGCAGATAATGGCCTCGTTCTTCATCTGTTCCATATGGGCGCCGGTGATTACCTTATAGCAACCGGTTGCGGTAACAAAGATATCCCCGATGGTTACAGCATCTTCCATAGTCAGGACCTCATAACCCTCCATAGCTGCCTGAAGCGCGCATATGGGGTCAACCTCTGTTACAATAACCCTTGCCCCGAAACCCCTCATGGAGCTTGCGCAGCCCTTTCCCACATCCCCATAACCGCATACAACAACTATCTTACCAGCTATCATGATGTCTGTTGCCCGTTTGATTCCATCTGCAAGTGACTCACGGCAGCCATAAAGATTATCAAACTTGGATTTGGTTACAGAATCGTTAACATTGATAGCAGGGAAAAGTAGTTCATTATTCTTTGCCAGTTGATAAAGCCTGTGAACACCTGTAGTGGTTTCTTCTGATACGCCCCTGATGTTTGCCGCAACCCTGTGCCAGTGTTGCGAGTCCTTTTTATAGCTAACCTTTAAACGATCCATGAGGCACTTCAGATCAGGGTTAGTGTATGTCTTGTCAAGTAGAGATGGGTCATTTTCAACCTTCACACCCTGATGAACAAACAGTGTTGCATCACCCCCATCATCAACAATAAGATCAGGGCCAGAGCCGTCAGGCCATGTAAGGGCCATCTCTGTACACCACCAGAAATCCTCAAGGGTCTCGCCCTTCCATGCAAAAACTGAGGCAGTACCCTTATCAGCAATCGCTGCTGCTGCGTGATCCTGTGTGGAAAATATATTGCATGTTGCCCATCTCAGGTCAGCACCGAGTGCATGGAGTGTATCTATGAGCATGGCTGTCTGTATAGTCATGTGAAGGCTCCCCATGATCTTCATGCCTTTGAGAGGTTTATCCTTGCCATATTTTTCTCTTACCGCCATAAGGCCGGGCATCTCATTCTCTGATAACTGCATATCCTTATGGCCGAAATCAGCCTGTGACATGTCTGCCACTCTGTTTTTTAGTTTTAGATCAAGTTCTTCAAAACTCATTTGGTTCTCCTTATATTAATTGTTAATTTTTTCTGCTTTATAAATGTTAAGTTTAAGCGATTGATTCATCTCAAAGGATTCAGTAAGTATTATTGCAAACCCCAAATCCGCAAGATATGTGTTGATCTCCTCTTTTGAAAAGCCAAGCCACCTGTCACCATAATTTTTTCTCATATCTTCATCCTGATGTTTTTCAAAATCAACGATTATGAGCCTGCCTTTGTTTTTAAGTATCCGGGCTGCCTCAGCGATTGCCTTTTCAGGTGAAGGTATATGATGAAGCACCATAGAGATGATTACATGATCTGCCTGGTTATCACCTACTGGCAGATGTTCAAGTTCACCAAGACGCAACTCAATACTGCCGTTATCTGCTGAAAAAAGTTTTCTTGCCTGTTCAAGCATTTGAGGAGATGAATCAACTCCAACCGAAACAGCGGCAACCTCTTTTAATCTGTGGAGAAGCTGGCCTGTTCCGCAGCCCATATCAACCGCATATGCACATCTTTCCACATGTTTCAGAATTGCTCCATTCAGATCAAAATCACCGATGATCTGCTGTTTAAGATCATCCCATTTATGGGCAATTCTATTGAAAAACTGTTTTGATTTCTTTTTGCGGTCAGTTATTGCTGCCTCAGCATTTTTCAGATCCTCTGCAAGTTCGGGCTCTTCATCAAAAAGAAATCTTATCGAGTCAACAAATTTTTTTTCTTTCCCCGCCTTTGAAGCTGAAAAAAATGCCCATACACCATCTCTCCGGCATTGAACAATCCCTGAATCAGTAAGTATCTTGAGATGCCTTGATATGCGTGACTGCCCCATACCCATAAGACTGACTAAATCGTTCACACTCATCTCATGATTGAGAAGTATGTTAAACAACCGAATCCGCGTTTCATCTGCAAGGGCCTTAAAATAAACTATACTTTCCATATAATCCATATATCAAGATATATTTATATATGGATTATATGGAATTTTTATAATGAGTCAAGAGATAATTTTATTTTATCCGCATA
This genomic window contains:
- a CDS encoding type II toxin-antitoxin system Phd/YefM family antitoxin → MQKIITAMDARKNFGQILNEAALRGDDFIVERAGKAMVAIVSMEKYEIMRQNREEARIAADIIKEKMKGADIATTEVLISEAISDIRTS
- a CDS encoding putative toxin-antitoxin system toxin component, PIN family produces the protein MSYRLVVDTNIIISAVLTPGSNPDRLFQTVYDGHLQLILSHAILEEARRVFDYSKIRKALNKRAVTTTEIEDFLTKLSQISILVVPETIPNIIKEDPSDNIVLAAALEGHVDFIVSGDQHLTSLKEYRDIRILTPSEFIEEFIGTE
- a CDS encoding adenosylhomocysteinase; amino-acid sequence: MSFEELDLKLKNRVADMSQADFGHKDMQLSENEMPGLMAVREKYGKDKPLKGMKIMGSLHMTIQTAMLIDTLHALGADLRWATCNIFSTQDHAAAAIADKGTASVFAWKGETLEDFWWCTEMALTWPDGSGPDLIVDDGGDATLFVHQGVKVENDPSLLDKTYTNPDLKCLMDRLKVSYKKDSQHWHRVAANIRGVSEETTTGVHRLYQLAKNNELLFPAINVNDSVTKSKFDNLYGCRESLADGIKRATDIMIAGKIVVVCGYGDVGKGCASSMRGFGARVIVTEVDPICALQAAMEGYEVLTMEDAVTIGDIFVTATGCYKVITGAHMEQMKNEAIICNIGHFDNEIDMRYLESTSGCKKINIKPQVDKWKLKSGRSIIILAEGRLVNLGCATGHPSFVMSNSFTNQTLAQIELATKKHEKKVYTLPKTLDEEVARLHLGRLGVKLTKLTQEQADYLGVPIEGPYKSSHYRY
- a CDS encoding metalloregulator ArsR/SmtB family transcription factor, yielding MESIVYFKALADETRIRLFNILLNHEMSVNDLVSLMGMGQSRISRHLKILTDSGIVQCRRDGVWAFFSASKAGKEKKFVDSIRFLFDEEPELAEDLKNAEAAITDRKKKSKQFFNRIAHKWDDLKQQIIGDFDLNGAILKHVERCAYAVDMGCGTGQLLHRLKEVAAVSVGVDSSPQMLEQARKLFSADNGSIELRLGELEHLPVGDNQADHVIISMVLHHIPSPEKAIAEAARILKNKGRLIIVDFEKHQDEDMRKNYGDRWLGFSKEEINTYLADLGFAIILTESFEMNQSLKLNIYKAEKINN